The Manihot esculenta cultivar AM560-2 chromosome 8, M.esculenta_v8, whole genome shotgun sequence genomic interval CGCATAAATTTtcgaatttaaaattaaagacgAAAAGATAAGTTATCAGATAGATCTGTTACGAAAATTCAAAGGTATTAACGTGAGAACTATGAAAATGGATCCCACCGTTAAAGTCAGACAGCAATACGGTCGACCGTACTTACAGCTGTGGTCCTATGCCACCCGCTTTGAGTACCAAACTTGGAAATATGATAACTTATCAAACATCTTTCACACCTGATATTTATTTTAGAGGTGGGAGGCTGGCTCTGCCCCTTCGTGGGTGCAACTTCAATTACCCATTTTCAATTGATGCGAATAGGATAATACTAGAAGCTTTGACAACACCCTCATTAAATTCCACACATTAAGCCAAGAAACAGGGCactgaattcttttatttttccccCAGACAGGACAGAATTCAGAAAAAGTAAACAAATGAATAAATCCAAGCATATGCTGCTTCTACATTAATCtagcatctctctctctctctctctcctctctCTTTTTTCCGAGGATTCGATGCCTTTAGCATCTGAAACAACCCAGACAATCAAGCATCTTTTAAGCATGATACATGTTCCATGCTCATTTCAAGCAAAATTTCTTAAGAATCACATTCAGATTCCAATACTTAATCTGTAAGATACAGCAATTAACAAAATCGAAAAAAGAAATCCAAAATTTCAAAACTCGTACACAAGACGAGATGCTTACATAAAAGCAAAAGCAATTTACTCTCAATACAAACTAGTCAGCTTTCTCACTTCCTCGGCCCAAAAAACAGGGCAAAAGCGGGGAAAGATGGGTTTCTctctgttttatttttatttctttatacaTATATGTACTCTCTCAGATTctcaaattgaaaaaaagaaaaacaaacagTGATGAAACTTTTCTCGGTAGAAGAGCCAGTCATGTGACGCTTTTGTCGATTTCTTCTTTATCAAAACTGAAACCTGGAAGGATAGGTCATGGCGGTTTGTGTTGCGCAGAGGACACATGGAATCTTAGAGGGCTGATACGTAGACGTATATGTACACAGTGAtaagctatttttttttttcagttgtaTTTTCTTGCTTTTATTGAGGGCAGATTAGTCCACTGAAATTGTCTCTCCTCCGTTTACAATCCATGGGTGCCCTGTATGAAGAACAGAGTGTGAGCTTTACAACTAATGTCAAAATCCAACTCAAtgaagaataatttaaaaaaattgaaattgaaagctTACTTAGAGCTTGTTCAGCTGAGAATCGCCGTGAAACATCTCTACAGATCATCTTTCTCAACAGATCCTTCGCGGAAGAAGAAACCGTCCTAAAAAGCTTTGGCGGAAACCTCAGATTCCCTCTAATAACCGCTTCGAATATCTCCTCTACCGTCTCCCCGTAAAACGGCGGGATCCCGGCCAACATCACATATAAAACGACGCCAGCACTCCACACATCGGATTTCTCATTGTACTCCCTTCCCATCACCACCTCCGGCGCCACATAATACGGCGTTCCTACCACACCACTAATTGTCCCTACCTCTCCAAGCCAGTCAGCCGACCCAAAATCCGCCAATTTCACCCTGTTTCGCGAGTCGAACAATATGTTATCTGGCTTGATGTCCCTGTGAACTATATTGAATCTATGACAATGAGCAATCGCATTTAACAACTGTTTCATAATGGATGCTGATTCCCCCTCGCACAAACCGCCATTACTGTTGATAATCCGGTCATAGAGAGTGTACTGCTCGCAGAGCTCCATGACCATGGTGAGGGAGTCATCGGTTTCATAGATGTCGTGGATCTGAACAATGTTTGGATGCGGAGACAAGATTGTCATGATCTTGGCTTCGTTCTGGAGACACTCGCGGTCAGTGGTATCGGTGAGGAGGTTCTTGTCGATGATTTTACAGGCGAAGAATTCGTTCTTGACGGGGGAGAAGCAGCGAGAGATTGTGCCAAATCGGCCGCGGCCAATCTCCTCGCAGATGTGGTAGTTGTTCTTCAAGGTGTCGCACATTTTCCGGTGATCGGTAGGGGGTTTTGGTTTGGCTGGATTGGTTTGAGTATAGTTTGGAAATCAGTTAGTTTGGATTTATAGAGAAGTGGTAGAATAGCTGAGAGAATATTCGGTTGTTGGTGGGCCCGCAGAGCCAATGAATATTCATTTCGTTTCCTATTTTTTTTTGGACCGTTTTAAGGTAAAAATAAAATCACTATATTTTTTCACCGGCTCTTTCTCACTCTATCATTCTCTCTCACTCACTCTCAAAATCCGAATCGAAATGGATGACACGtttcttccttttattttttaaatagaaatctaaaatctaaattttaaatataaaatatttttaaaattgagaaaaaaaatatttaaataaaattatattaaatgtcCTAGTTCACATGAAAATCATAGATTGAACCAATCTGTGTGCTCTCCTTAATCATGAAAATAAAATCTGTGTACTttcattttaattagaaaattttgTTAGAGATTCCATTAGCCAgcttgtttattattattattattattattttatttatctcaaataaaaattaatttatatttttttaaaatgaaattgaagaaataaaatatgaaattttttaaatttatttagatgtatttagattaaatttgtgagagtaaaaattaatttatatttatctatATGAATATTTATAACTCACATTTTTAGAGAGGATTCAAGCGCTGATTAGCTATAACCTAAGAATAAAACGATAAGGATAACTAAAATATAAACTTTTCTAAGTTAATCTATTTATTTGATGAGGGAAAGAGACATCCAATTGCTATTTGCAAAACAACAAATTATTACAGAGAATTTTACTGTTAATGCAGGAAATTAAATTAGTAATGCGATGAGGATGATATCACAATCTTTCATTCCATCTCTTATCCATgaagaataataattatttgataGCTTCCTTTGCTTCAATAGATTGTCTCCACTCTCACCTTTTACGTTTGCTTTCTCacccttcttcttcctctcttcttatctCTCCTGTCTtttcatttgatttaattatttataaataaaaataaattaataaataatccaGTCCGGATATAATctgttataaatttaaaaaatattaaaaaattcacaCTTGGAATATATATGGAGAAGAATGAAGTAATTAGGTTGAATGATATGATAGGATTGTGATACTTTATTTTAATGAGACATAAAGGAGGGTAGCCAATTTTCTGAGTAGGGCACTCATTTGCCACTAAACAAATTAATGGGTATATGCATTTCTCCACTAAGatgattactttttttttcctgtAAAATAGATTCCTTGATTAAAGTTACTCTCATCATTTACGCAaccttcttatttttttataaaaaaatattagtccattattaaataaattgaattaaaataaaatatttactgaTTTAATCTAGTTGCATTTtgataaatttcaaatttaacacCTAATTCTCGATCTCTTATAAGATACATGGAGACTACATATAGAGGATGCATGTTCTTTCTAGATGAGGGATATGAATGagattcaattaattaattgttagaagaaaaaattaattagggtTTTGGATGGGTAGGCCTTAGTGCCAGAGACCTAACCTAAGAGGTGAATGGATTTGTCGGACAGTACAAAGGTACAAATCAAGGACATTTGAATAGTGGGTCATCCACTCATCCAATGCCTAATTGTATATCTGGAAAATAGAATATATGTGAATATATatactttaatatttaataaaatttaatatttttaaaataaatataattaaaaaattaataaaatttttatttttttaacatgtgtaaaaaataaaaaagtattatGATTGACCGCTGGTTTCATCATCCCGATACGAGGTCGGACCTATGATGACAGCTCTAGTCCAATGTTCATGAAACCTCTTAAATGGACCGATACGGATCATTCGATCTTCAAATCAGGCTTCCCTTATACTCCAGTCTCTTCACCCCCAGCTCGGTCATGAGACCTATCAGGAGAGGAAATAACCGATCCATTCACCTAATAGATCTGTTCACGCGCGCATGAGGgggaaaattaaatggccgttcagCATGAAACGGATGTCTGACGCTTTTGTATGTACGTATCCGTATGTCAGAGACATATGGCACAGTAACAATAAGACCGTTGGACATCACTAGcagataaaaggaaaaaataaaaggagaagagCACTCTCCTCTCATATCAAGTTTACTCAACTAttataaattctattttctgaGTTTTAGAttatcatattataattttagctaGACATCTCATATTGAAAAGTTTATGATGGGCTTAATCAAAATTCAAccaaatcattaattttttggTAAAAAGTTCATCATGACAAAGTTATTCTTTTTGTTTAAGAtgaattattgaaatttatttgatataaaGATTTGGTCTAACTAATTATTACTTATGTTTCCTTTTCCACCCCAATCATATCGAGTTActcttgttttttcttttttcttttctcgtgTTAAACATTAGTGGTTGATTTTTCTCCTAAAAaaagcaatttttttaaaaaaataaaatatattgataaaggcataaaatcaaccaaatcTTAAGTTCAACTCCCTCCCCTCAAACTTGTGGTATAATACGTATATCTACCCTATGGAGCTCTCGAAAATACAACTCATCTACGTggtgaaacaaaaataaatgaaataattatttaaataatatgcgaaattttaaatataaagatGTTAGACAGTTGTTAAATACGTGAAGGTGATACTACTGTTGTTACCTCAATTGAAGACACGTATCGCACCTGATTCTGACCAAGGGGCCCGCATAAGCATATAAAACGGTAGCGTAGTATCATTTACATATTGTTTTTAAAGTTGACGCCGAAtcttactattttaatttttttcgcgTTTCTTATATatggttttatgtgatttattaatatgtattttttatcatttaataatGTGAATAAGAAAtcatttaatattatcaaattatttcaaaagaattattttattttagcttttaaaattttacatgcttaattatgaaaaatattaattacattATAAACTTCTAATTTATGAAAGGCATGTTGTTCTATTTTATATaagatttaagtttttttttttatgaaatacttTTAAAGTGAAATTATAGTATTACTAAATTTAGACCATTGCAGATTAGATTTTCATTTTTCTATTAGAATGGTGGCACCCTTAATTTCTCCATAGTTATAGCTTGATTTAATTATTGagctaaatattttatatttttcaaaaagtgAAATGTAGTGTGTGTGAAAACCACCTGCTTGTTTGAAATTTTATTCCATACAAATGATTTAtgataaaatagaattatatataaaaattatcatgaaattattaaataatttagattaattattttgaatcaagcgataataaatttaaaaattatttgaataaatttgaattggactgtttttattagtattagagtcactttgaataaaaaaaattgtatagaGTAAATCTACGAGGAAAAAATTATCCGTATGAGACGAGTCAGAGCGGCCCTACTCAAAATCTaattattacttaataattATATTCGATT includes:
- the LOC110620116 gene encoding phosphoenolpyruvate carboxylase kinase 2; translation: MCDTLKNNYHICEEIGRGRFGTISRCFSPVKNEFFACKIIDKNLLTDTTDRECLQNEAKIMTILSPHPNIVQIHDIYETDDSLTMVMELCEQYTLYDRIINSNGGLCEGESASIMKQLLNAIAHCHRFNIVHRDIKPDNILFDSRNRVKLADFGSADWLGEVGTISGVVGTPYYVAPEVVMGREYNEKSDVWSAGVVLYVMLAGIPPFYGETVEEIFEAVIRGNLRFPPKLFRTVSSSAKDLLRKMICRDVSRRFSAEQALRHPWIVNGGETISVD